The Falco peregrinus isolate bFalPer1 chromosome 1, bFalPer1.pri, whole genome shotgun sequence genome has a window encoding:
- the EGLN3 gene encoding prolyl hydroxylase EGLN3: protein MPLGHIMRLDLERIALEYVVPCLHDIGFCYLDNFLGEVVGDCVLERVKRMHRDGELADGQLAGPSRGVAKRHLRGDQIKWIGGTEEGCEAINFLLTLIDRLVMYCGSRLGKYYVKERSKAMVACYPGNGTGYVRHVDNPNGDGRCITCIYYLNKNWDSKLHGGILRIFPEGKSYVADVEPIFDRLLFFWSDRRNPHEVQPSYATRYAMTVWYFDAEERAEAKKKFRNLTDARKKEAPLNED from the exons ATGCCGCTGGGGCACATCATGAGGCTGGACCTGGAGAGAATCGCCCTGGAGTACGTGGTGCCCTGCTTGCACGACATCGGCTTCTGCTACCTGGACAACTTCctgggggaggtggtgggggaCTGCGTGCTGGAGCGGGTGAAGCGGATGCACCGCGACGGGGAGCTGGCCGACGGGCAGCTGGCCGGCCCCAGCCGCGGCGTCGCCAAGCGGCACCTCCGCGGCGACCAGATCAAGTGGATCGGGGGCACAGAGGAGGGCTGCGAGGCCATCAACTTCCTTCTCACGCTGATAGACCGGCTGGTGATGTACTGCGGGAGCCGGCTCGGCAAGTACTACGTGAAGGAGCGATCCAAG GCTATGGTTGCTTGCTATCCCGGAAATGGAACTGGGTATGTTCGTCATGTGGACAATCCAAATGGCGATGGGCGTTGCATCACCTGTATTTATTACCTGAATAAGAACTGGGACTCCAAG ctgcatGGTGGAATACTTCGGATATTCCCAGAAGGAAAGTCCTATGTAGCAGATGTTGAGCCAATTTTTGACcgattactttttttttggtcagatCGAAGGAACCCACATGAAGTCCAGCCTTCTTATGCAACCAG aTATGCCATGACTGTGTGGTATTTTGATgctgaagaaagagcagaagcCAAAAAAAAGTTCAGGAACTTAACTG atgcaaggaagaaagaagcGCCTCTTAATGAAGACTAA